The nucleotide window CACCCAAAGCTTCATTGGGTAACAAAATAGACACAAATCCATTGCCCTCAGTACTACTGCGTTGCATTGTTAATCCTGCAACGGCATCGATACGATGCTTACTATTGAAGGTGCGGTTAAACGTAAGTAGGTTTTCATTCAGCAGGTTTTTTACATTCAGGTTGTCGATGGAACCATTCATCCCGTAAGTAGCGCCGTAGACCGTCCTTGGATTTCCTGCAGCTGTTTTGGAATTATTAAACCGTTCGAAACGCATATCGCTTTCTGTTAAACCTCCATTTACCCTGAGCTTAAAATATTTCAGAAAGGAATACTCCAGAAATGCATTGGTAAAAAATGATTTGTTCAAAACATGCATGTACATATTATTGGAGTTCACTACAGGGTTAACCCTTAGATCCGCATTACCTACCAGGTCATCAAAAGGCTGGTCTATAAAATCATCTTCATTATCCAAACCGGTAACCGGCCGGTATCCCCAGGTACTGAACAAGAGATAAGATGAGGCATTACCGGCTGAAGAGCTATTCAGATCATCGCTTGTTAAATTAGCAATCTGGCCGTTCTTAATAGCCTGGGTATAATTGGTATTAATACCTGCCCTGAAATTCTTGCCAATGCGCTGTTCTATCTGGAAACGTCCCTGGTACCTGGTAAAACCCCCATTAATAACAATACCATCCTGGTCTAAAAAAGAACCGCTTAAAGAATACTTGGTAGCTGCCGTTCCTCCTCTTAAAGAAATGGTGTGGTTTTGCATAAAGGCATCGCGAAAAACATGATCCTGCCAGTTAATCCCTTTTTCCTCTTTATAGGATTCTAAGGTTTTGCCATCCTGGAAGTATATCTGCTCACCAATTGAACGATTCAGTTCCAGCTGGTACTTCACAAATTCATAAGCACTCATCACAGGTATTTGCTTTGGCAGGTACTGCATGCCCAACCAATTATTATAAGACACAACAGGAGGTCCTGTCTTCCCTTGCTTGGTCTTGATCATAATCACACCATTGGCTCCCCTGGCTCCATAGATAGCGGTAGAAGATGCGTCTTTCAATACTTCAATGGACTCGATATCATCAGGGTTAACGGCATTGTTATCCGGGTTCTCTATTGGAAAGCCATCAATAACGTATAAAGGCGCATTGGATTGGGTGATAGAATTGCCTCCCCTGATCACGATATTGCTGGTACTGCCCGGCTGCCCGTCGTTAGAGCTCACCTGTACGCCGGCAACTCTCCCCGCCAGCGCATCTTCAAATGATGGCACAGGCGCCTTTTCCATATCCTTCATATTAACTGAGCCTACCGCCCCGGTTAAGTCTTTACGTTTTACTTCACCGTATCCGATTACCACCACGTCATCCATTACCTGGTTATTGGTGGCCATTTTTACCGCATAGCTGTTCTCATTGCTAATCTTAACCGATTGGGTCGTATAACCGATCATAGAAACGATCATCACGTCGTTCTCCCGTATGTTAGCAAGGGTAAATTTCCCCTGGGCGTCTGTAAGCACCGAGGCAGTTTTGCCCTGAATAGTAATAGTAACCCTGGGCAAGGGGCTTCCTTTTTCGTCTGTAACACTACCGGTTATAGTTTTTACAGCCTGCGCCAGGCAGGCTAATGGAAAACCGATGGCAAACAACAGTAACAATGTTAATTTTCGATTCATATGCAATAATCCTTATTTAAAAAGCTGGTTTATAAATGGGGAACAATCATTGTATCGTAGGCAATAACCATCCGTACTTCATTACAGCAGCCCTATGCTGACTATCATAAAGCTTGTACTGAATCAATAATATCCCTGGTAATGACAAACTACATTTAAGCATTTTACAATCGTTAAAAATAAAAATAGTCTGGTCTGGACTGGTTTGGCTTTACAAACATAAGAAAATATTTATTTCACAACTAATTTTTTTAAAAATCAATATAGATGGGACGTATGCGAGTGTGGATCGGTAACTCTATAGCAAAAGAAAATAACATAAATCTGTTCTGGTTTGGTTTGTTTATTATTTTTGTAAAAATGGTCATATGAATGCAGCGATGACGGCAGCTATCAAGAACGCCAAAATGCCTAAAGATAAAATGAAGTACCAGCAGCTGGCTGACTACATTATCACGCTTATAGAAAATGATGAATTGCATATTGGCGACCAGATACCCTCGCTGAAGCAATTACAGCTACAGCTAAAAATGAGCAAGGAAACATTACTCAAAGGATTAAATGAACTGGTGGAAAAAGGCATCATTGAATCGGTATACCGCAAAGGCTATTTTGTACGAAAAAAGACCATCCAGCATAATTTCCGCGTGTTTCTCTTACTCGATAAAATGAATATTTTGCGGGAGCAGCTTTACCGGAATCTTTTTAACCAGCTACAGCCTCGTGCTGATATTGACATTTACTTTCACCACCATAACTACCAGGTTTTCGAAAAACTAGTCAGGGAAAACCTGGGGAAATATACTCATTATGTGATCGCCACTTTTTTGAAAGAAGATGTAGCACCGCTATTGAATTTGATACCGGATAA belongs to Niabella yanshanensis and includes:
- a CDS encoding SusC/RagA family TonB-linked outer membrane protein; translation: MNRKLTLLLLFAIGFPLACLAQAVKTITGSVTDEKGSPLPRVTITIQGKTASVLTDAQGKFTLANIRENDVMIVSMIGYTTQSVKISNENSYAVKMATNNQVMDDVVVIGYGEVKRKDLTGAVGSVNMKDMEKAPVPSFEDALAGRVAGVQVSSNDGQPGSTSNIVIRGGNSITQSNAPLYVIDGFPIENPDNNAVNPDDIESIEVLKDASSTAIYGARGANGVIMIKTKQGKTGPPVVSYNNWLGMQYLPKQIPVMSAYEFVKYQLELNRSIGEQIYFQDGKTLESYKEEKGINWQDHVFRDAFMQNHTISLRGGTAATKYSLSGSFLDQDGIVINGGFTRYQGRFQIEQRIGKNFRAGINTNYTQAIKNGQIANLTSDDLNSSSAGNASSYLLFSTWGYRPVTGLDNEDDFIDQPFDDLVGNADLRVNPVVNSNNMYMHVLNKSFFTNAFLEYSFLKYFKLRVNGGLTESDMRFERFNNSKTAAGNPRTVYGATYGMNGSIDNLNVKNLLNENLLTFNRTFNSKHRIDAVAGLTMQRSSTEGNGFVSILLPNEALGVKGLDQGNILNKTTSGSYATLVSFLGRVNYAFNSRYLFTASFRSDGSSKFTPANRWGNFPSAAFAWNLGNEPFLKPVKTISAAKLRVSYGITGNNRVSDFAYLSVLDQEVGANTGNTRSGYYFNGTYVKGTVPVMVGNDLLKWERTANLDAGLDVSLLKERISLTADYYYKKTTDLLLNASMPTSTGYLTAFKNIGTVSNRGFELTLNTVNINTERFGWTSNFNIAFNRNRIEELNGDEPSLLTRVSNWNGNFNTSLPYIALPGKPVALFYGYVFDGLYQLNDFNALPNGSYELKPEVPNNGGDRANIKPGFIKYKDINGDGIVDANDQTIVGNPNPVHIGGFSNNFRYRQFDLNLFLQWSYGNDILNANRIVFEGAEARRDVNMFKTYEDRWSIDNQNSLLPVAGGYGPNVYSDRNIEDGSFIRLKTVSLGYNFPATLMKKWKIQSARLHASAQNLVTWTGYTGLDPEVSVRHTALTPGFDWSPYPRARTITLGMNITF